In the Vitis vinifera cultivar Pinot Noir 40024 chromosome 2, ASM3070453v1 genome, one interval contains:
- the LOC100247152 gene encoding ARF guanine-nucleotide exchange factor GNOM: MGRLKLQSGIKSIEEEPEDCESTSSNKAALACMINSEVGAVLAVMRRNVRWGGRYMSGDDHLEHSLIQSLKALRKQIFSWQHQWHTINPAVYLQPFLDVIRSDETGAPITGVALSSVYKIVTLDVLCLNTVNVEDAMHLVVDAVTSCRFEVTDPASEELVLMKILQVLLACMKSKVSVMLSNQHVCTIVNTCYRIVHQAATKSELLQRIARHTMHELVRCIFSHLPDVGNTEHALVNRGSSVKLEGSGQDNEYNFGNKQLENGNGASEYDGQPSSVSFASNSSTGLVGSMLDENTVGAGNGKEATPYDLHLMTEPYGVPCMVEIFHFLCSLLNVVEHMGMGSRSNTMAFDEDLPLFALGLINSAIELGGLSIRRHPRLLSLIQDELFRNLMQFGLSTSPLILSMVCSIVLNLYQHLRTELKLQLEAFFSCVILRLAQSKYGASYQQQEVAMEALVDFCRQKTFMVEMYANLDCDITCSNVFEDLANLLSKSAFPVNCPLSAMHILALDGLIAVIQGMAERIGNGSLGSEQSPVNLEEYTPFWMVKCDNYSDPSVWVPFVCRRKYIKRRLMIGADHFNRDPKKGLEFLQVTHLLPDKLDPQSVACFFRYTAGLDKNLVGDFLGNHDEFCVQVLHEFAGTFDFQDMNLDTALRLFLETFRLPGESQKIQRVLEAFSERYYEQSPQILANKDAALLLSYSLIMLNTDQHNVQVKKKMTEEDFIRNNRHINGGNDLPRDFLSELYHSICKNEIRTTPEQGAGFPEMTPSRWIDLMHKSKKTAPFIVADSRAFLDHDMFAIMSGPTIAAISVVFDHAEHEEVYQTCIDGFLAVAKISACHHLEDVLDDLVVSLCKFTTLLNPSPGEESVQAFGDDTKARMATVTVFTIANRYGDYIRTGWRNILDCILRLHKLGLLPARVASDAADDSELSADPGQGKPITNSLSSAHMPSIGTPRRSSGLMGRFSQLLSLDTEEPRSQPTEQQLAAHQRTLQTIQKCHIDSIFTESKFLQSDSLLQLARALIWAAGRPQKGNSSPEDEDTAVFCLELLIAITLNNRDRIKLLWQGVYEHISNIVQSTVMPCALVEKAVFGLLRICQRLLPYKENLADELLRSLQLVLKLDARVADAYCEQITQEVSRLVKANATHIRSQMGWRTITSLLSITARHPEASEAGFDALLFIMSDGAHLLPANYVLCVDAARQFSESRVGQAERSVRALDLMAGSVVCLSHWALEAKQAMAEEELSKMSQDIGEMWLRLVQGLRKVCLDQREEVRNHALISLQRCLSGVEGFQLPHSLWLQCFDMVIFTMLDDLLDIAQGHSQKDYRNMEGTLSLAMKLLSKVFLQLLNDLAQLTTFCKLWLGVLSRMEKYMKVKVKGKRSEKLPELVPELLKNTLLVMKTRGVLVQRSALGGDSLWELTWLHVNNIAPTLQSEVFPDQGLDQPRDKKDETGRSLVSDEMGSVPSNETVVSEGGRTG, from the exons ATGGGGCGTCTAAAGCTGCAATCTGGAATCAAGTCAATTGAGGAAGAACCTGAAGATTGTGAATCTACATCTTCTAATAAGGCTGCATTAGCATGTATGATCAATTCAGAAGTAGGTGCTGTATTGGCAGTCATGAGGAGGAATGTCAGATGGGGAGGTCGTTATATGTCAGGCGATGATCATCTTGAGCATTCTCTTATTCAGTCTTTAAAGGCATTGCGGAAGCAAATATTTTCATGGCAGCATCAGTGGCATACCATCAACCCAGCCGTGTATCTCCAGCCATTTCTGGATGTAATTCGATCTGACGAGACTGGGGCACCAATTACAGGTGTTGCCTTGTCATCTGTTTACAAGATTGTAACTCTTGATGTCCTTTGTTTGAATACTGTCAATGTGGAAGATGCTATGCACTTGGTAGTTGATGCTGTAACTAGCTGCCGATTTGAGGTAACTGATCCAGCGTCAGAAGAATTAGTACTCATGAAAATACTTCAAGTTCTTCTGGCTTGCATGAAAAGTAAAGTGTCAGTTATGTTGAGTAATCAGCATGTTTGCACCATTGTGAACACTTGTTACCGCATAGTTCATCAAGCAGCAACAAAAAGTGAGTTGTTGCAGCGGATAGCTCGCCATACGATGCACGAACTTGTCAGGTGTATTTTTTCACACCTTCCTGATGTTGGCAACACCGAACATGCATTGGTTAACAGAGGCAGTTCTGTGAAGCTTGAG GGCAGTGGGCAAGATAATGAGTATAACTTTGGAAATAAACAGTTAGAGAATGGCAATGGTGCTTCTGAATATGATGGTCAACCATCCTCGGTAAGCTTTGCTTCCAATTCTTCCACAGGTCTGGTAGGTAGTATGTTGGATGAAAATACAGTTGGTGCTGGTAATGGGAAGGAGGCTACTCCATATGATTTGCATCTAATGACAGAACCATATGGGGTCCCCTGCATGGTGGAGATATTTCACTTCTTGTGCTCTCTGTTAAATGTTGTTGAGCACATGGGAATGGGTTCTAGATCAAATACTATGGCATTTGATGAAGATTTGCCTCTTTTTGCCCTGGGCTTGATCAATTCTGCTATTGAATTGGGTGGGCTTTCTATTCGTAGACACCCCAGGTTACTAAGTCTGATACAGGATGAACTATTTCGTAATCTGATGCAGTTTGGCTTGTCAACGAGTCCACTAATTCTTTCTATGGTTTGTAGCATTGTTCTCAATCTATATCAGCATTTGCGGACTGAACTCAAACTACAACTTGAGGCTTTCTTTTCGTGTGTAATCCTGAGACTTGCTCAAAGCAAATATGGTGCTTCATACCAGCAGCAAGAAGTTGCTATGGAGGCTCTAGTCGACTTTTGCAGGCAGAAAACTTTCATGGTGGAGATGTATGCCAACTTAGATTGTGACATAACTTGCAGCAATGTGTTTGAAGACCTTGCTAATTTGTTGTCAAAGAGTGCATTTCCTGTGAACTGCCCTTTGTCTGCTATGCATATTCTTGCTTTGGATGGCCTGATAGCTGTAATTCAGGGAATGGCCGAGAGGATAGGCAATGGATCACTTGGTTCAGAACAGTCCCCAGTAAATCTTGAGGAATATACTCCCTTCTGGATGGTGAAGTGTGATAATTATAGTGATCCTAGTGTTTGGGTTCCCTTTGTCTGCCGGAGGAAGTATATTAAAAGAAGACTGATGATTGGAGCTGATCATTTTAACCGGGACCCAAAGAAAGGGCTAGAGTTTCTCCAAGTAACCCATCTCTTGCCTGACAAACTTGACCCACAAAGTGTTGCTTGCTTTTTCAGGTACACTGCTGGGTTGGATAAGAATCTGGTTGGGGATTTCCTGGGAAACCATGATGAGTTTTGTGTTcaggttcttcatgaatttgctGGGACTTTTGATTTCCAAGACATGAATCTGGATACTGCATTGCGGCTGTTCTTGGAAACTTTCCGACTGCCTGGAGAATCACAGAAGATACAGAGGGTCCTTGAGGCTTTCTCGGAGAGATATTATGAGCAATCACCCCAGATTCTAGCTAACAAGGATGCTGCTCTGTTGTTATCCTATTCACTTATAATGCTGAACACAGACCAGCACAATGTACaagtgaagaaaaagatgacAGAAGAGGATTTCATTCGGAATAATCGGCACATTAATGGAGGAAATGATCTCCCTAGAGATTTCCTGTCTGAGCTGTACCATTCAATCTGCAAGAATGAGATCCGCACAACTCCAGAGCAGGGTGCTGGTTTCCCTGAAATGACCCCAAGCCGTTGGATTGATCTAATGCATAAGTCCAAGAAAACTGCTCCATTCATTGTGGCAGATTCCAGAGCTTTCCTTGACCATGATATGTTTGCTATAATGTCTGGTCCAACTATTGCAGCTATCTCTGTTGTATTTGATCATGCAGAACACGAAGAAGTTTACCAAACATGTATTGACGGCTTTTTAGCTGTCGCAAAAATCTCAGCCTGCCACCATCTTGAAGATGTTCTAGATGATTTAGTTGTCTCTCTCTGTAAGTTCACAACTCTCTTGAATCCATCACCTGGTGAGGAATCTGTACAAGCCTTTGGGGATGACACAAAAGCAAGGATGGCAACTGTAACAGTTTTCACCATTGCAAATAGGTACGGTGACTATATTCGAACAGGTTGGAGAAATATCCTGGACTGCATCCTAAGGTTGCACAAGCTTGGTCTTCTTCCTGCTCGTGTTGCCAGTGATGCAGCAGATGATTCAGAGCTTTCTGCTGACCCTGGGCAGGGGAAGCCTATTACAAATTCTCTATCTTCGGCTCATATGCCATCCATTGGTACTCCTAGAAGATCCTCTGGACTGATGGGCCGGTTTAGTCAACTTTTATCCCTTGACACAGAGGAGCCAAGATCGCAACCAACTGAACAACAACTTGCTGCTCATCAACGCACCCTCCAGACAATACAGAAGTGCCACATTGATAGCATTTTTACAGAAAGTAAGTTTCTGCAATCTGATTCATTATTGCAGCTTGCACGGGCACTCATCTGGGCTGCAGGGCGACCCCAAAAAGGGAACAGTTCTCCTGAGGATGAAGACACTGCAGTTTTCTGCCTGGAGTTGCTGATTGCAATTACTCTAAACAATCGAGACAGAATTAAGCTTCTGTGGCAAGGTGTTTATGAACACATATCTAATATAGTCCAGTCTACAGTGATGCCTTGTGCCCTAGTGGAGAAGGCTGTTTTTGGACTTCTTCGTATTTGCCAGCGGCTGCTTCCTTATAAAGAAAACCTGGCTGATGAACTTTTGAGGTCACTACAGCTGGTACTGAAGCTGGATGCGCGGGTTGCTGATGCATATTGTGAGCAAATAACTCAGGAAGTCAGTCGCCTTGTGAAAGCAAATGCCACTCACATTAGATCGCAAATGGGTTGGCGCACAATTACATCCTTACTTTCCATCACAGCTCGGCACCCAGAGGCTTCCGAAGCAGGATTTGATGCCTTATTGTTCATCATGTCTGATGGAGCCCACTTGTTGCCTGCCAACTATGTTCTCTGTGTAGATGCCGCAAGGCAGTTTTCTGAGTCTCGTGTTGGTCAGGCAGAGCGGTCCGTGCGTGCTCTGGATCTTATGGCTGGTTCAGTTGTTTGTTTATCACATTGGGCCCTGGAAGCTAAGCAAGCAATGGCGGAGGAGGAGCTTTCAAAAATGTCTCAGGATATTGGGGAGATGTGGCTGAGGCTGGTGCAGGGGTTGAGAAAAGTTTGTTTGGACCAGAGAGAAGAAGTAAGGAACCATGCCCTCATATCATTGCAAAGGTGCTTGTCAGGGGTGGAAGGTTTCCAACTTCCCCACAGTTTGTGGTTGCAATGTTTTGACATGGTCATCTTCACAATGCTTGATGACTTGCTTGATATTGCACAGGGTCACTCCCAGAAAGACTATAGAAACATGGAAGGCACACTTAGCCTTGCTATGAAGCTCCTGTCAAAAGTATTTTTACAGTTGCTGAATGATCTTGCACAGTTAACAACCTTCTGCAAACTATGGCTGGGTGTTCTTAGCCGGatggaaaaatatatgaaggTGAAGGTCAAAGGAAAGAGAAGCGAGAAGCTCCCAGAACTAGTTCCAGAGCTCCTCAAAAACACATTGCTTGTAATGAAGACAAGGGGAGTGCTTGTGCAGAGAAGTGCTCTGGGTGGAGATAGTTTGTGGGAGCTGACATGGTTACATGTGAATAACATTGCTCCAACTTTGCAATCAGAAGTGTTTCCTGATCAAGGTTTGGATCAGCCACGTGATAAGAAGGATGAAACAGGGAGAAGTCTGGTGTCTGATGAAATGGGTTCTGTTCCTTCAAATGAAACTGTGGTTTCAGAAGGTGGTCGTACGGGATGA
- the LOC100266016 gene encoding probable inactive shikimate kinase like 2, chloroplastic, with protein MAASLFFFSQNPFTSPQISHPKISLSSPKPTLTLFTPPPFISNNATRRLSCKALSTISVNPSNYEFSDASSEMELRLQLGGGGTLSSRDIFVDAEDSSLKIGVKQSGSFITLVEINKLYEKIKSSETIWYIDEDQLVVNLKKQDPDLKWPDIVESWESLTAGAMQLLKGTSIYIVGDSTEINDKVARELAVGLGYTPLNTKELLETFAKQSIDSWVTADGSESVAEAESAVLENLSSHVRAVIATLGGLHGAARRADKWRHLYAGFTVWLSQSESIDEESAKEEARRHIQEGSLGYSNADVVVKLHGWDADHAKTVAQASLSALKQLIMSDKKLPGKKSLYIRLGCRGDWPDIKPPGWDPSTGAEVPAGTL; from the exons ATGGCTGcttccctcttcttcttctcccaaAATCCATTCACATCTCCTCAAATTTCCCATCCAAAGATTAGTCTCTCTTCTCCCAAACCCACTCTCACACTCTTCACACCTCCGCCTTTCATTTCAAACAATGCCACTCGTCGTCTCTCCTGCAAGGCTCTCTCCACCATCTCTGTCAACCCCAGCAACTACGAG TTCTCTGATGCTTCTTCTGAGATGGAGTTGAGATTACAATTAGGGGGCGGTGGTACATTAAGTTCTAGAGACATTTTTGTGGATGCTGAAGACAGCTCCTTAAAAATTGGTGTAAAACAGTCTGGGTCTTTCATCacacttgttgaaattaataaattgtatGAGAAGATAAAGTCTTCTGAAACAATATG gTATATAGATGAAGATCAACTGGTTGTTAACTTGAAGAAGCAAGACCCAGATTTGAAATGGCCTGACATTGTGGAGTCCTGGGAATCTTTGACAGCAGGAGCTATGCAATTGCTGAAAGGAACATCAATTTACATTGTTGGGGATTCAACTGAAATTAATGATAAAGTTGCTAGGGAACTTGCTGTTGGTTTGGG GTATACCCCACTTAATACCAAGGAGTTGTTGGAAACATTTGCCAAACAATCCATTGATTCAT GGGTGACAGCTGATGGGTCTGAGTCTGTAGCAGAAGCAGAAAGTGCTGTATTAGAAAACCTAAGTAG TCATGTCCGTGCTGTTATTGCGACATTAGGAGGACTGCATGGAGCTGCTCGAAGAGCTGATAAATGGAGGCATCTTTATGCTGGATTTACTGTCTGGCTGTCACAGTCTGAATCCATAG ATGAAGAGTCAGCAAAGGAGGAGGCCAGAAGGCACATCCAAGAAGGCAGTCTAGGCTACTCAAATGCAGATGTTGTGGTCAAGCTTCATGGTTGGGATGCCGATCATGCTAAAACTGTGGCTCAAGCTTCCCTCAGTGCCCTTAAACAGCTAATCATGTCAGACAAGAAGCTTCCAG GTAAGAAGAGCCTCTACATCAGGCTAGGATGTCGGGGTGATTGGCCAGATATCAAGCCTCCTGGATGGGACCCATCAACTGGAGCTGAGGTACCTGCTGGTACTTTGTAG
- the LOC100243710 gene encoding heat shock factor protein HSF8 codes for MEGASGSSSAVNSGGGGGGAPPPHPIPNSNAPPPFLSKTYDMVDDPATNSIVSWSPTNNSFVVWNPPEFARDLLPKYFKHNNFSSFVRQLNTYGFRKVDPDRWEFANEGFLRGQKHLLRSINRRKPAHGHNLQQPQQSHSQGSSVGACVEVGKFGLEEEVERLKRDKNVLMQELVRLRQQQQTTDNQLQTMVQRLQGMEQRQQQMMSFLAKAVQSPGFLAQFVQQQNESNRRITEANKKRRLKREDTAEGEHSAAPSDGQIVKYQPLMNEATKAMLRQMVKMDTSAFSNDSDNFLIGDVSSSSNGVEKGGSSTCVSGVTLQEVPPTSLPVASGVPSHDPPSAPISEIQSPPDICALVGAQEAVPISIALPDVILPELSQIPEMLPKSIVDIHKDDYVGPQSGNVEFMDPISLGIDGAMPIDIDNISADPDIDALLDASSNFWEDLLVDNDEVESTPLEDTTKGNEMQPSENGWDKAQHMAKLTEQMGLLTSDTKRI; via the exons ATGGAGGGAGCAAGCGGCAGTAGCAGCGCCGTGAatagtggtggtggtggtggtggtgctcCGCCTCCTCATCCGATTCCGAATTCGAATGCGCCGCCACCGTTCCTTAGCAAGACCTACGATATGGTCGATGATCCTGCCACTAATTCGATCGTGTCCTGGAGTCCAACCAACAATAGCTTCGTGGTTTGGAACCCTCCCGAGTTCGCAAGAGACCTTTTACCGAAGTACTTCAAGCACAACAATTTTTCGAGCTTTGTGAGGCAGTTGAACACATAT GGATTCAGGAAGGTTGATCCAGACCGTTGGGAATTTGCAAATGAGGGATTTTTGAGGGGTCAAAAACACCTATTGAGGAGTATAAATCGGCGAAAACCTGCCCATGGACATAATCTTCAACAGCCACAGCAATCACATTCACAGGGTTCATCAGTAGGAGCTTGTGTAGAGGTGGGCAAGTTTGGGTTGGAGGAAGAGGTAGAAAGGCTTAAAAGGGACAAAAATGTGCTTATGCAGGAACTTGTCAGGTTGAGGCAACAGCAACAGACAACTGATAACCAGTTGCAGACCATGGTGCAGCGCCTTCAGGGAATGGAGCAGCGACAGCAACAAATGATGTCTTTCCTGGCAAAGGCTGTGCAGAGCCCTGGCTTTTTGGCGCAGTTTGTACAGCAGCAAAATGAGAGCAACAGACGCATAACTGAGGCCAACAAGAAACGGAGGCTCAAGCGGGAAGATACTGCTGAGGGTGAGCATTCTGCTGCTCCTTCTGATGGCCAGATTGTTAAGTACCAGCCATTAATGAATGAGGCCACTAAAGCAATGCTCAGGCAGATGGTGAAAATGGATACTTCTGCCTTTAGCAACGATTCTGATAATTTCTTGATTGGTGATGTTTCCTCATCATCCAATGGAGTTGAGAAAGGGGGCTCTTCAACCTGTGTATCGGGTGTGACTCTTCAAGAGGTCCCACCAACTTCTTTGCCAGTTGCTTCGGGAGTTCCAAGTCATGACCCCCCCTCAGCTCCTATATCTGAAATTCAATCTCCCCCAGATATATGCGCACTGGTTGGGGCACAAGAAGCAGTGCCCATCTCTATTGCCCTGCCAGATGTAATATTGCCCGAGTTATCTCAAATACCAGAAATGTTGCCGAAAAGTATTGTGGACATTCACAAAGATGATTATGTGGGACCCCAATCAGGGAATGTTGAATTCATGGATCCTATTTCATTGGGAATTGATGGAGCAATGCCGATAGATATCGACAACATCTCTGCTGATCCTGACATAGATGCCTTGCTAGATGCAAGTTCTAACTTTTGGGAGGACCTCCTTGTGGACAATGATGAGGTTGAATCAACTCCACTTGAGGACACTACCAAGGGAAATGAAATGCAGCCATCAGAAAATGGATGGGACAAGGCGCAGCATATGGCAAAGCTTACAGAACAGATGGGCCTTCTTACATCGGATACAAAAAGGATTTGA